The genome window ACGGCGGCCCCCAGGCTGAGGCCCTGGTTCGGCGGGGGGCTCTGGGGCTCATGAACCTCAGCGGAGCGCACCGAAGCCCTATTCAGGCGGCCACCCTGCTTGGAGCGGGTGAGGTCCTGAGGATTGACGGCGAGGAGGCAACGGCATTTGACGTCTCTGAGGTGGAAGAAGGGGAGAAGGCGGGTGTCACCTGGGCCCGGCGTACCGGCCTCCCCGTACCCGAGACCGGGGCAGTGGTGCCCGGGTGGCCGGCCCTGCTGGCCGCGGCCGAGAAGCAAGGGGCCATTGTGGGGCGTCTGGGCGCGGAGATCCGCCGCAGCGGGCGCACCGCCGCGGCCTTCGGCAACGGCGACACCGAGAAGGAGTACTTCCGGCCGGCAGCTCTGGTTGCGGCCGACGAGTGGGGACGGGTGCAATTCGGCGCGGTGGGTTCCGGCACCCTGAAGTACGGTCGGGACGGACTCCTCGGCCGCATGACCGATGAAACACTGCTCCTGGAATGCATCTCCCGTCTTCCCCCGGGGGTAGCCCTGGTGGTGGTGGATACCGGCGACGGTCACCGCATTGAGGCCAATCGCAGCCGGGCTCTTCCTGAGGTGGTGCGACGGGAGAAGCTGCGGTTCACGTCCCGGCTGGTTGCCCTAGTGGAAGAATTGGAGGAGCACAGCCCGGAGAACACGCGAATCTTCCTGGTAGGGCTGGGTCCGGGCGGGGAGGCTCTGACGGAGAACAACCTCCTGGTGCCGGTGCTCATGCTCGGCGAAGGCGTAAAGCAAGGGTGGCTCAGCTCTCCCACCACCAGGCGGCCCGGCCTGATATCGGCGGTGGACTTCTGCCCCACCCTCCTGGACGTTCTGGGGATGCCGGTGCCGCCGGATTTGCCCGGCCGCCCGTGGCGAGTGGTGCCGGCCCGCGGGGGGCCGGAGGAGCTCGTGACCCTGAATCGCGAGCTGGCCATGGTTCGCACCGCCCGGCCCATATTGGTGAGGGCCTACATTGCCTTACTTATGGTAGTCATGGGGCTGGCGGTGGTTGCCTTCCTGGGGCCTGGGAGAACCAAGGTGTGGTCGCGCCGGGTCCTGCCCGGGGCACTCCTGTTCCTGGCCGCAGTACCCCTGGCCTTCCTTCTCTTGGCTTCGGTGCGGACTCCCTCCCTTCCGGCTTACGCCGGGCTTTTGGTTACCCTTGCCGTCCTGATCACCCTGGGCTGTACCCGTTTGGGCCGGGATCGGCGGCAGGCCTGGCTGTTTTTGGGAACGGCGGTGGTGGCAACCCTAACCGTCGACACGCTCATGGGAGCTCCGTGGCAGCAGAAGGCCTTACTCAGCTATGATCTTATGTCCGGTGCTCGCTACTACGGAATCGGAAACGAGTACATGGGGGTACTGGTGGGAAGCGCCCTTCTGGCCGGAGGTGTGCTGTTGGAAGGGGGCAGGGAAGCCTGGCGGACCGGATTTGCAGGCCTCATATGGACGACGGTACTGTCCTTGTTGGCCTCACCGGCCCACGGCGCCAACGCCGGCGGCATGATAACCGCGGCCTGCGCCTTTGGGACGGCGGCCGTGCTGCTGGCGCGCGCCCGGCCGGCTTGGAGGACGGTTCTGTGGGTTGGGCTGATAACCGTGGCGGTCTCCGCAACCGCGGTCTGGTGGGACGGAGCCCAGAGCGTGGCGGCGCAATCGCATTTCGGACGCGCTCTGGATCTGGTGAGACAGCAGGGCTGGCCGGCACTTCAGGAGATGGTGGCCCGGAAGCTTTCCACCAGCCTGCGGCTCATCCGCTATACGATCTGGACCCGGGCACTCCTGGCCGGGATGGTGGTGCTGGCGGTATTGTTCTATCACCCTGTAGGGAAGCTGGACCGGTTCCGGTCTGCTCTCCCGCGTCTGAGCAGGTGCCTGGGGGCGATGGTGCTGGCAAGCTTTGTCGCCCTAATCTTCAACGATTCGGGCATTGTAGCCGCGGCCACCATGATGATTTACGGAATCGGGCCGCTTTTGAGCCTTATACTCGACGAGAGGACGTTGTTGACAAAGGACCCCCCGGGGGTTAAAATGGGTGTTGATTGAAATCTGGATAAAGGAGGAATGATAATTGCAAGCATTGGGCCGTCACGTGTTGGCTGAAATCTATGGGTGCGACTTCGACATCCTCAACGACGTGAAGAAGATCGAAGAGATTATGGTCAACGCGGCCTTGGCGGCCGGCGCAGAGGTGCGCGAGTTCGTATTCCATAGGTTCAGCCCGCAGGGCGTCAGCGGCGTGGTGGTCATTTCCGAATCGCACCTGGCAATCCATACCTGGCCGGAATTGGGGTACGCGGCGGTAGACGTTTTTACCTGTGGCCAGCGGGTTAATCCCTGGGAGGCCTGCCGGTACCTGACGGAGAAGTTCGGGGCGAGCCACGTAAACGCCACCGAAGTACAGCGTGGTATCTTCCAGCCCGCCCTCCGGCAGGCAGCCAATTTATAGGAGGGGGATATTTATTTTATTACCCGGTAGTTACCAGCAAGGGCACCACAGTTAGGCTTAAGCCTTACGCCGGAGCGGTCGTAAGGCTTAAGCGTTTCTATGGGGAGGATTTCGGCGGCTCCTGCCGAATACTAAGCGATAGTGGGAGGATGGCCAGGTGGATACGGACGCGGCTAAGGCTTTCGCCCTCATTGGCCCAGACCTGGAGGAAGTGCGGGACCAAGTGGCCCGGGAGTTGCGGCTCGAGGGAGCCGTGCCTCTCGGTCTGGTCGGCCGGGAGTTGGCCAGTTTTGGCGCCAGTCTCCCTCCCGCCCTGGTGATACTCTCCGCCCGGCCTTACCATTACCGTCCGCAAGTGGTCAAGGCTCTGGCGTGCGTTTTTCAATTCATTTACCTGGCCACCCGGATTCACTGCTTTCCCCAGGGGCGGCCCGGCCTGCCGGTGCTGGTGGGAGACCTTCTCTACTCAAAGTTCTTCTTTTACCTCTGTCGATACAACTGCCTCGAATTCCTGGCGCCTCTGGCCCAGGTGATTTGCCGGATTCACGAAGGCGGAGCCCTGCGGTACGGCCGGCCGGATTGGGGTTTCCCGGAGTGCCTGGAAGTCGTCGACCGTCAGGCGGCGTTGCTGTTTCAAGAGGCCTGCCGGGTAGGAGCCAGGGTGGCCGGAGCCTCGAGCGGTGAAGCCGAGACGCTGGGTCGTTACGGCTTCAACCTGGGGCGAGCGTGGGGATTGTATGAGCTGGGCATAGTCCCTGAAGCGAGACGAGAATTCCTCCTACGTGCCGAGCAGGAGCTTTCGGCGCTTCCTCCGCAGAGGGAATGCGAAGCCCTGCTGAAGCTTTCGAGGACGGTAGGGGCCTTGGTGGTGGCAACCCGGTGAAGCCGGCGACGGGTATTGACCTTACCGGGCCCAAGAAAGAGGCCTTCATCAGAAACCTGTTTGACGGCATCGCCCACCGGTATGATTTCCTGAACACGGTGCTCAGCTTCAATCTGGATAAGCGCTGGCGCCGCTTTGCCGCCGCTCAGACCGGACTGGGTTCTGGAGGGCGAGCCCTGGACGTGTGCTGCGGTACCGGCATGTTGGCCCTGGAGTTGGCCAGGCTTGCCGGACCCCGGGGCGAGGTAGTAGGGCTCGATTTTTCCGAGGCCATGCTGGGGGTAGCCGCCCGCCGGTTGGCCCGCCTCCCCGAAGGTGCCGTAATCAGGCTGGTCCGCGGCAACGCGGTAGCCCTGCCGTTTCCGGATAACAGTTTCGACTGCGCTACCATTGCCTTTGCCCTGAGGAATGTGCCCGACGTGGAGATGACGCTAAGGGAAATGCGCCGCGTGGTAAGACCCGGGGGAAGGGTGGTCTCCCTGGAGCTGGCCCAGCCGGGGGCTTTCGGCTTTCGCCAGGCCTACCAGCTTTACTTCTACTATCTGGTGCCCTTCCTGGGTCGGCTGGGCGTAGGCTTCGGCGGGCCCTATCGCTATCTGCCGGAATCCGTCCGGCGCTTTCCCCACCAGAGGGAGGTCCTGGCGCTGTTCGGACGAATAGGTCTGGTCGATTCCGTCCTTTACGAATTGACCGGCGGGGTGGCGGCGGTGCACGTGGGCACCAAGGCCTGGTCGGATACGGCGGATTGCTGCATGCCCGAAGGAGGGCGTCCGGAGGAGGAGACAGATTGGCTTACGAGGACCTCCGTTCCTTCTTGAACGACCTGGAGGCCAGGGGCTGGCTAAGGCGCGTAAGTGCACCGGTAGATCGGGAACTGGAGATCAGCGAGATCACCAGGCGGGTGGTAAAGGCTCGAGGCCCGGCGCTGTGGTTCGAACGCGTCAGAGGCTTCGAGGTCCCGGTGGTCACCAACCTCTTCGGCACTTACGAGCGTATGGCCCTGGCCCTGGGCGTCTCTTCCCTGGAGGAGCCGGCGGAGCGTCTCAAGCAATGGCTCAGACCGGATCGCCTCCCCCAGGGAATATGGGAGGGTATAAGGGCGCTGCCGGGATGGGCAGAGATGGCCGGGTACCTGCCCCGCCGTGTACGCCGAGCCCCCTGTCAGGAAGTCGTGCGCAAGGAGCCGACGATTGATTTTCTGCCGGTACTCAAGTGCTGGCCGGAGGATGCCGGTCCCTTCATAACCCTACCGCTGGTGTTTACCCGTGACCATGACGGTCGGCAGAATGTGGGTATGTACCGTATGCAGGTATTCGACGGCCGGACCCTGGGCCTGCACTGGCAGGTGCACAAGGATGGGGCGGCCATATGGCGGGAGGCGAGAAGGCGCGGCGATCGCCTGGAGGTAGCCGTGGCCCTGGGCGGCGATCCGGTTCTCATCTATGCCGCCACCGCCCCTTTACCGCGCGGCATAGGGGAACTTCTGCTGGCCGGCTTCCTCAGGCGCCAGGCGGTGCCGTTGGTACGCTGCCTCAGCGTGGATCTAGAGGTGCCGGCGGAGGCAGAAATCGTGCTGGAGGGCTACGTGGAGCCCGAAGAGCTCCGTACGGAAGGGCCCTTCGGCGACCACACAGGCTTTTACTCCCCTGCCGAACCCTACCCGGTGATGCACCTTACCTGCGTGACCCACCGCAGGGACCCCGTTTACCCCGCTACCGTGGTGGGCCCCCCACCCATGGAGGATGCCTACCTTGGGCTGGCTACGGAGAGGCTGTTTCGGCCCCTGGTACAGACTTTCCTGCCGGAGGTGGTGGACCTGCACCTGCCTGCCGCAGGAGCCTTTCACAACTGGGTGATCGTATCCATAAAGAAGGAATACCCCGGGCAGGCGCGCAAGGTCATGCACGGGCTGTGGGGGCTGGGTCAGCTGGCCTTGAGCAAGTTCATCGTGGTGGTGGACGCCGAGGTGGACGTCCACGACCTGGAGCAGGTCATCTGGCAGGTAGGAGCTAACGTGGACCCGGCTCGAGACCTGGTGCTGGGCCAGGGCCCGCTCGATGCCCTGGATCACGCTCCCAACCTCGTGGGTTACGGCGGGAAGCTGGGTATCGACGCCACCCGGAAGGGACCGAGGGAAGGTTACTCCCGGGAGTGGCCCAAGGCGCTGAGCATGAGCCGGGCAGTCGAGGATTTGGTGGAGCGCAGGTGGAAGGAATATGGGCTATAGGCTGGCGACGGCCAGGGGATTGTGGGCTGCAGGCCGGAAGGCCACCCTTCTGGCCGAACTGATCAAGGTGGAGCACACGGTATTCGCCCTGCCGTTCGCCTACCTGGGAGCCCTGCTGGCCGCCGGCGGGTTGCCCACGGGCAGGGAAGTCTGGTGGATCACCGTAGCTATGGTGGCCGCCCGCACCGCAGCCATGTGCCTGAACCGCCTGATCGACCGCACCCTGGACGCCCTTAATCCCCGTACGGCCGGGCGGGCGCTGCCCCGGGGACTGCTCAGGACGGGTGAGGTATGGGCGCTTGCCCTTGTTGCCCTGGCGGTCCTGTTCTGGGCGGCTCTGATGCTCAATCGTCTGTGCTTGTACCTCCTGCCGGTGGCGGTAGCCGTACTGGTGGTCTACCCTTACACGAAACGCTGGACCTGGGGCTGCCACTGGATCCTCGGGGGCGCGGACGGGCTGGCACCGCTCGGCGCCTGGGTAGCCGTCCGCGGGGTGGTGGACGGACCGAGCCTGTGGCTCTGGGCGGCGGTTGCGGCCTGGGTGGCCGGGTTCGATATCGTATATGCCTGTCAGGACATCGAATTCGACCGGCGTTACGGGCTGCATTCACTCCCGGCACGCTTCGGTCCCCGGATCGCCCTAACCTGGGCCAAGATCAACCACGTGGCCGTCCCCCTGCTCCTGGCGGCCGCCGGGGTGGCTGCGGGGGCCGGGGCGTGGTACCTGGCCGGGGTGGCGCTGAGCGCGGGCCTGCTGGCTTACGAGCACCGGTTGGTTTCGCCGGTCGATTTTTCCCGGCTGAACTATGCCTTTCTTAACGTGAATGGATATCTGAGCGTTTTGATGTTTGGTTTTGCGCTTGCAGACCGGATTCTGGCGCAAGGATAAGGCCGGAGGCCGGATGCGGAACTGCCCGGCCGGCGGATTCGACAGGGCGGAGCCCCGGGAAGTCCTGCGGCAGGCTCCGGGGTTAGACAGGAGCCGTTACATGGTGTATAATGCGAAGCGGCAAAAAAAGGACGGGAGGATCAGACCTTGAGGCGCTGGTCGTTGGTGGTTGCGGCAGTAGTCTGGCTGGGGCTGGGAGTGTTTCTTAGCTGGGTCAACGGTCTGGCCGAACACGGCGGTCACTCCGGCGCGGCCGAAGGAGTACAGACCGAGCAGGCGGCGCACTAGCAGCAAGGTTTGGGAAAGCCCTAGGAGGTGAGGCCGGTGGGTAAGCTACCGGTGTATCGCGGTACCGATGACTACATCGCCGATCGGGACCTGCAGGACGTGGTAAACGTAGCCGTGGCCCTGGGACGCCCCTTGCTCATCAAGGGTGAGCCGGGCACCGGCAAGACCATGCTGGCCCAGAGCATCGCCAAGGCCCTGGGGCTCCGGCTGATCATCTGGAGTATCAAGTCCACAACCAAAGCCCAGGAGGGCCTTTACGTCTACGACACGGTGCAGAGGCTCTACGATAGCCAGTTCGGGGACCGGGACGTATCGGACATCAAACAGTACATCAAACTGGGCAAGCTGGGGGAAGCCTTTATTTCCGATGACCCGGTGGTACTGCTGATCGACGAAATCGACAAGGCCGATCTGGAGTTTCCCAACGACCTGCTCTGGGAACTGGACATGATGAGCTTCTTTATCCCCGAAACCGGCGAAACCGTGACCGCCAAGCACCGGCCCATCGTCGTGATTACCAGCAACGCGGAAAAGGAACTGCCGGACGCCTTTCTGCGGCGCTGCCTGTTCCACTATATTGCCTTTCCGGATCAGGAAATGATGGCCCGGATCGTGCGGGTTCATTTCCCCGATCTGGAGGAGAGGCTGGTGCAGCAGGCCATTGCCGCCTTTTACTGGCTCAGGGAAGTGCCCGGCCTCCTCAAGAAGCCCAGCACCAGCGAACTTCTGGATTGGCTTCAGGCTTTAGTGATCGGCGGAGTGAAGCCGGATCGTCTTACCAAGGAATTGCCGTTCCTGGGCGTGCTCCTCAAGAAGAATCAGGATTTGGATCTGGTCCACAAGTATATGGAGGCCTACGGGGTGGGCGGCAGCCCCCGGCCGGGCGTGGTGCGGGGGTGGCCGCGCTAACCGGCCCGGACGGCCCGGCGCAGAAGGGGTGAGGCAGCCGTGTTCACCGACTTCTTTTACCTTTTGCGCTCCGAGGGAGTTCCGGTCACGCTCACCGAGTGGATGACCTTTCTGGAGGGTCTGGCCAAAGGACTGTCCTACGCCAATCTGAACTCCTTTTACCATTTGGCCCGCGCTACCCTGGTAAAGAGCGAGGCTCATTTCGATCGCTTCGACGTGGCGTTTCTCAAGTATTTTTCCGGGATCGATACCCCGGAAGCGCTGCTGGATAAGGTGTGGGAGTGGCTTGCCAATCCCCTGCCGCCCCGGGGTATCAGCCCTGAGGAGTTGGAGCGGTGGCGCAGGCTGCAGGAAGAGGTTGATCTGGAGGAGCTGCAGCGCCAGTTTCTGGAAAGGCTGCGCGAGCAGACCGAGGCCCACCATGGGGGAAGCCGCTGGATAGGCACGGGAGGGACTTCGCCCTTCGGTCACTCCGGCTACCATCCCGGCGGGATCCGGGTGGGAGGGGAAAGCCACGCCCGATCGGCGGTCAAGGTGGCGGCCGAACGGCGGTTTCGCGCCTACCGCGACGACGAGACCCTGGGTGTGCGCCAGTTCGAGGTGGCCCTGCGGCGCCTGCGGCAGTTGAGTACGAAGGTGGAGGGGCCGAAGGACGAGCTGGACCTGGACGGAACCATTCGGGAGACTTGCCGGCAGGGCGGGTTCCTGGAGCTGGTTTGGACCCGCGGACGCAAGAACAAGGTCAAGGTGTTGCTCCTGATGGACGTAGGCGGTTCCATGGTCCCCTACAGCCGGCTCTGCAGCCAGCTCTTTACGGCGGTGCACCGGGCCAGCCACTTCCAGGATCTGCGCTTCTACTACTTCCACAACTGCGTTTACGACTATCTCTACCTGGACCACGCCTGCCACCCGCGCAACTCGGTGAAGACCGACCAGGTGCTCAAGAACCTGGGCGGGGACTACAAGCTCATCATGGTGGGAGATGCCTGCATGGCTCCCAGCGAGCTGACCCAGCCGGGCGGCATCATCTGGTGGGGTATGTATAATGAGGAGCCGGGCCTGGTATGGCTGGAACGCCTGGCCCGGCACTTTTCCCATAACGTCTGGCTCAATCCCATTCCCGCCGGGGAATGGGATACGGTCTACGGGCATCAAACCCTGAACCTGATCCGGCGCGTATTTCCCATGTACGAACTGACCGTCGACGGCCTTACCCAGGCCGTGAAAAAGCTTCTGGTCCGCCGCTAGAGCCGCTCGATGACCATCGCCATGCCCTGACCTCCGCCGATGCACAAGGTGGCCAGGCCGTAGCGACCGTTACTGCGCTCCAGTCCGTTCATGAGGGTGACCAGAATGCGGGCCCCGGTGCAGCCGATGGGGTGTCCGAGGGAAATACCTCCCCCGTAAATGTTGGTCTTTTCGAGGTCCATGTCCAGTTCCCGCATCACGGCCAGGCTCTGAGAGGCAAAGGCCTCGTTCAACTCGATGAGATCCATGTCGCCCATAGTCAGCCCGGCCAGCTTCAGCGCCCTCTTTACCGCCGGGACCGGGCCCAAGCCCATGAAGGCAGGCTCTACCCCGCCGGCGGCATAGGAACGGATCAGGGCCCTGGGCTTCAGACCCAGACGTTCGGCCTTCTCGGCACTCATGATTACCAGGGCGGCCGCCGCGTCGGTGATACCCGAGGCATTGCCGGCGGTGACGGTACCCCCTTCTTTGAATACCGGGGGCAGTTTCGCCAGCGCCTCCATAGAGGTTTCGCGCGGGTGCTCGTCGGTGTCAAATACCCGGGTGCCCTTCTTTTCCTTTACCTCCACCGGCACGATTTCGGTGCTAAAGACGCCGTTCTTTATCGCCGCCAGCGCCCGCTGGTTGCTGCGCAGGGCGAACTCGTCCTGTTCGGTGCGGCTTATCCCGTACCTTTCGGCGATGTTTTCGCTGGTCATTCCCATATGGTAGTTGTAGAAGCTCTCCCACACTCCGTCGTAGACCATGCCGTCTACCATTATCGCATTAAACATGCGCGCTCCCCAACGGCCCTGGGGGAAGAGATAGGGAGCGGCGCTCATGTTCTCCATACCTCCGGCCACCACTACCTCGGCTTCTCCCGCGCGGATGGCCTGCGCCGCCAGGGCCGCAGCCTTGAGCCCCGAGGCGCACACCTTGTTAACCGTAAACGCGTTTACCTCCTTGGGCATACCGCCGTAGATGGCCGCCTGGCGGGCGGTGTTCTGCCCCTGTCCGGCCTGGAGCACGTTGCCCATTATTACTTCGTCCACTCTTACTTCCTTGAGATCTTCCGGCCACCGATAGTACTTCTTTTCCAGCTCGGTTGGCTGGCCGTCGGCAAAGGTACTCGGCGCCAGGGCCAAGAGTTCGGGGTCCCGGAGGGGCCGCAGGCCCGCCCGGCGCATGGCCTCCCGGATCACGATGGCTCCGAGTTGTGCCACCGGCACGTCCCTGAGTGCGCCACCGAAGTTACCGATTGCGGTCCGAACTCCGCTGACGATTACTGCGTCCGGCATGGATCAACCTCCTCAGCTTAGGCTAGCAATATAATTCTTTGGGACGGCAGCGGAATCCTCTCTCCGCGCCGGAGACGGCCGGGACGGGCAAACAAAAACGAGGGCCTGGGGTTTCAGGCCCTCGACTACCAACCCGGGTCTAGGCGCGGTGGTAAAGGACTTGCTCTGTCGAATTGAGCGAGGCCACCTTGCCTTCGCTGCGCAGGTATTCCAGGTGGGCAAGAGTCTCCATCACCGCCGCCCGCCGGTTCCAGTTGCTCAGAGTCTCCCAGGGGCCGGTATCCCAATTCACGCGGCAGGCGACAGTATAGGCGGTCTTGGCCTCACCCCCCAGAAGGCCCAGAATCTCTTCCAGGCGCCGGCGGTGGTGTTCCTGGATTTCCCGGACCCGCTCCGCCAGGTTGGAGAAGGCGAACTCGTGGGCCGGAAGTACCAGGTTGACCTCTAATTCCTCGATGCGTCCCAGGGCCTTCAAATAATCACCTAGGGGGTTGGCCGAGGATTGAGGGTTGAGGCTTACGTTGGGGGTAATGGTAGGCAGGACGTGGTCCCCGGAGAAGAGAAGCCTCTCCTGGGCCGCGTACAGGCACATATGGCCCCGCGTGTGACCGGGCGTGTACAGAACCTGGAGGCGCAGTGGCCCGGCTTCCAATACATCTCCTTCTTCCACTACCCGATCGGGCCGCGCCGTCACCACCCATTCCAGGGCGGGAAGGCTGGCACTCTGGAGGGCCGGGACTTCTTCCGACGGGACTCCGTTTCGGAGCAGGAATTCGGCCACCTCTTCCAGCAGGCGGTGGTAGTTCTCGTACCGAGCGCCTAACTGCTCCGCCTCGGGGGCGGACATAACGATTTGAGCTCCGCTGATTTGTCTCAGCTTGCCGGCCAGGCCGTAGTGATCGGGGTGAAGATGGGTGATGACGACCTGCCGGATGTCCTGCAGACTGAGACCCAACTGCCCGAGCTGTTTCTCCCAGGCGCTCAAAGATTCTGGTGTATCCCAACCCACGTCGATAATAGTGCAGCCGTTCCTGGACTTGATAAGATAAGACATTACGTAGTCCAACGGGTTGTTAGGGATGGGAATCTTGCACCGATATACATCCTCGATGATTTCCAGGGCGCACTCTTGGGGACGGGTAGGGGGCAGGTTAGAAGTCAACAACGTCTCCCACCTTTCTTTGAGATTGGGGCAAGACGGGCTACCCTAATTATAACCTCCGAACAAGCTCAGTTCAACCGGTATGGTAACCACGCGTGTATCCGGTCCTTGGGCGGCGCCACCTGCCGGCAAAAACCGGGGATAACCCGCTTCCGGCAGGCGCGTGAGCTGCTCCGTCCGGAACGGGTCCTCCAATTGTTCGGCGTAGGAGGAACAAGCATACCGGTACGGCGAAGATTACCCCGCAGGAAGATCACCCATGCTTCGAGAAGGGAGGGGGCGCAATGCGGCCGACCAAAGCGGTAATTCCCGCCGCCGGGTTGGGCATGAGGTTCCTGCCGGCAACCAAAGCCCAGGCGAAGGAAATGCTGACCCTGGTGGACCGGCCCGCCATTCACTACGTGGTTGAGGAGGCGGTGGCGGCCGGTATCCGAAGCTTCCTTATCATCACCGCCCGCAACAAGACGGCTATCGAGGACTACTTCGATGCTTCACCGGAACTGGAGCGGGCCCTGCGAGAAAAGGGCGAAGAAGCACTGGTTGAGGAGATCCACGCCCTCTCGGAATTGGCCCAAATGCATTACCTGCGCCAACCCCGGCCTCTGGGTCTGGGGCATGCCGTGTTCCTGGCCCGGGCGTTCGTGGGAGAAGAAGACTTCGCGGTGGTGCTGCCGGACGATCTCATCACGGCCGGGGAACCCTGCCTCGGGCAAATGCTGGCCGTGCGGGAAAGGTGGCCGGGAGCGGTAGTTGCCCTGCAAGAGGTGGCTCCGGATATGACCTCTCGCTACGGCATAGTAAAGGCGGTGGAAGTGGAGCCGGATGTGTATCGAATCGAGGATCTGGTAGAGAAACCATCCCCGGAGCGGGCACCCTCCCGCCTGGCAGTAGTCGGCCGGTACATTCTTCCGGCGTCGATCTTCCCTCTCTTGGCGACCACGGCCCCCGGAACGGGAGGCGAGATTCAGCTGACCGACGCGCTCAGGCTCCTGGCCCGCGAATACCCGGTCTACGGTTACCGATTCCGGGGACGGCGTTTCGACCTGGGGGATAAGCTGGGCTTCCTCCAGGCCACCGTAACCCTCGCCTTGGGTCGTCCCGACCTCGGGCCCGCCCTTAGGGAGTTTCTCCGCGGGTCGATTTTTTGATTTTCGGCAGGAAATCGACCCGAAGGGAAGGAAATCTTAATTCCCCGGAGGGGGGTCCAAAGTTTGGCCGGATCACAGAAACGGCGCACGGTACCCAAGCAACGTCGTCCGGAGCGAAAGACCGCTCCCGGGGCGGAGGCCGTTCAGGCTCCACCCAGGGAGTTCCGGGCGGCCCTGGTAGTGCTGGCGGCCATACTGATCTATTCGCCGTACCTGCGGGGCCTTTTCTTCCAGACCGAGCAGCAGTGGACGCTGCTCCTGGCCTGCGCGGCCTTCCTGCTGGTATGGTGGGGTAAG of Clostridia bacterium contains these proteins:
- the ubiE gene encoding bifunctional demethylmenaquinone methyltransferase/2-methoxy-6-polyprenyl-1,4-benzoquinol methylase UbiE, translated to MKPATGIDLTGPKKEAFIRNLFDGIAHRYDFLNTVLSFNLDKRWRRFAAAQTGLGSGGRALDVCCGTGMLALELARLAGPRGEVVGLDFSEAMLGVAARRLARLPEGAVIRLVRGNAVALPFPDNSFDCATIAFALRNVPDVEMTLREMRRVVRPGGRVVSLELAQPGAFGFRQAYQLYFYYLVPFLGRLGVGFGGPYRYLPESVRRFPHQREVLALFGRIGLVDSVLYELTGGVAAVHVGTKAWSDTADCCMPEGGRPEEETDWLTRTSVPS
- a CDS encoding menaquinone biosynthesis decarboxylase, yielding MAYEDLRSFLNDLEARGWLRRVSAPVDRELEISEITRRVVKARGPALWFERVRGFEVPVVTNLFGTYERMALALGVSSLEEPAERLKQWLRPDRLPQGIWEGIRALPGWAEMAGYLPRRVRRAPCQEVVRKEPTIDFLPVLKCWPEDAGPFITLPLVFTRDHDGRQNVGMYRMQVFDGRTLGLHWQVHKDGAAIWREARRRGDRLEVAVALGGDPVLIYAATAPLPRGIGELLLAGFLRRQAVPLVRCLSVDLEVPAEAEIVLEGYVEPEELRTEGPFGDHTGFYSPAEPYPVMHLTCVTHRRDPVYPATVVGPPPMEDAYLGLATERLFRPLVQTFLPEVVDLHLPAAGAFHNWVIVSIKKEYPGQARKVMHGLWGLGQLALSKFIVVVDAEVDVHDLEQVIWQVGANVDPARDLVLGQGPLDALDHAPNLVGYGGKLGIDATRKGPREGYSREWPKALSMSRAVEDLVERRWKEYGL
- the ubiA gene encoding putative 4-hydroxybenzoate polyprenyltransferase, with product MGYRLATARGLWAAGRKATLLAELIKVEHTVFALPFAYLGALLAAGGLPTGREVWWITVAMVAARTAAMCLNRLIDRTLDALNPRTAGRALPRGLLRTGEVWALALVALAVLFWAALMLNRLCLYLLPVAVAVLVVYPYTKRWTWGCHWILGGADGLAPLGAWVAVRGVVDGPSLWLWAAVAAWVAGFDIVYACQDIEFDRRYGLHSLPARFGPRIALTWAKINHVAVPLLLAAAGVAAGAGAWYLAGVALSAGLLAYEHRLVSPVDFSRLNYAFLNVNGYLSVLMFGFALADRILAQG
- a CDS encoding MoxR family ATPase, which codes for MGKLPVYRGTDDYIADRDLQDVVNVAVALGRPLLIKGEPGTGKTMLAQSIAKALGLRLIIWSIKSTTKAQEGLYVYDTVQRLYDSQFGDRDVSDIKQYIKLGKLGEAFISDDPVVLLIDEIDKADLEFPNDLLWELDMMSFFIPETGETVTAKHRPIVVITSNAEKELPDAFLRRCLFHYIAFPDQEMMARIVRVHFPDLEERLVQQAIAAFYWLREVPGLLKKPSTSELLDWLQALVIGGVKPDRLTKELPFLGVLLKKNQDLDLVHKYMEAYGVGGSPRPGVVRGWPR
- a CDS encoding VWA domain-containing protein — its product is MFTDFFYLLRSEGVPVTLTEWMTFLEGLAKGLSYANLNSFYHLARATLVKSEAHFDRFDVAFLKYFSGIDTPEALLDKVWEWLANPLPPRGISPEELERWRRLQEEVDLEELQRQFLERLREQTEAHHGGSRWIGTGGTSPFGHSGYHPGGIRVGGESHARSAVKVAAERRFRAYRDDETLGVRQFEVALRRLRQLSTKVEGPKDELDLDGTIRETCRQGGFLELVWTRGRKNKVKVLLLMDVGGSMVPYSRLCSQLFTAVHRASHFQDLRFYYFHNCVYDYLYLDHACHPRNSVKTDQVLKNLGGDYKLIMVGDACMAPSELTQPGGIIWWGMYNEEPGLVWLERLARHFSHNVWLNPIPAGEWDTVYGHQTLNLIRRVFPMYELTVDGLTQAVKKLLVRR
- a CDS encoding acetyl-CoA C-acetyltransferase → MPDAVIVSGVRTAIGNFGGALRDVPVAQLGAIVIREAMRRAGLRPLRDPELLALAPSTFADGQPTELEKKYYRWPEDLKEVRVDEVIMGNVLQAGQGQNTARQAAIYGGMPKEVNAFTVNKVCASGLKAAALAAQAIRAGEAEVVVAGGMENMSAAPYLFPQGRWGARMFNAIMVDGMVYDGVWESFYNYHMGMTSENIAERYGISRTEQDEFALRSNQRALAAIKNGVFSTEIVPVEVKEKKGTRVFDTDEHPRETSMEALAKLPPVFKEGGTVTAGNASGITDAAAALVIMSAEKAERLGLKPRALIRSYAAGGVEPAFMGLGPVPAVKRALKLAGLTMGDMDLIELNEAFASQSLAVMRELDMDLEKTNIYGGGISLGHPIGCTGARILVTLMNGLERSNGRYGLATLCIGGGQGMAMVIERL
- the speD gene encoding adenosylmethionine decarboxylase — its product is MQALGRHVLAEIYGCDFDILNDVKKIEEIMVNAALAAGAEVREFVFHRFSPQGVSGVVVISESHLAIHTWPELGYAAVDVFTCGQRVNPWEACRYLTEKFGASHVNATEVQRGIFQPALRQAANL
- a CDS encoding polyprenyl synthetase family protein — its product is MDTDAAKAFALIGPDLEEVRDQVARELRLEGAVPLGLVGRELASFGASLPPALVILSARPYHYRPQVVKALACVFQFIYLATRIHCFPQGRPGLPVLVGDLLYSKFFFYLCRYNCLEFLAPLAQVICRIHEGGALRYGRPDWGFPECLEVVDRQAALLFQEACRVGARVAGASSGEAETLGRYGFNLGRAWGLYELGIVPEARREFLLRAEQELSALPPQRECEALLKLSRTVGALVVATR